In one Haloterrigena gelatinilytica genomic region, the following are encoded:
- a CDS encoding primase-helicase zinc-binding domain-containing protein: MTDTTEQQPTEIDVERLDEHELRDWTACPNCGSRDVWTRADRTDNTLALECRSCGEAGTIQVGRPVPGSPEGGGSE, translated from the coding sequence ATGACAGACACGACCGAACAGCAACCGACAGAAATCGACGTCGAGCGACTCGATGAACACGAACTCCGCGACTGGACAGCGTGCCCGAACTGCGGCTCGCGGGACGTCTGGACGCGGGCCGATCGGACCGATAACACGCTGGCCCTCGAGTGCCGGTCGTGTGGCGAGGCCGGAACGATTCAAGTCGGGCGGCCGGTTCCCGGCAGTCCCGAAGGCGGTGGTTCAGAGTGA
- a CDS encoding helicase HerA domain-containing protein — protein sequence MSSHQQQNSTDYGTYRAGEEIQSLRKNRSEGIRGTVDALFGALAQDDRGEILEYCQRLERLLPITQSHIYHVDDVLSASELQWSGEAVLSFITANDREEYIFEADKTALDQLVMDITAMAAVNGDVDVTIQREQPALEYETRVGTRFVKPTSPATGDLKLIETGEEADLKATLLTGSQGSGKSSAVGTLVEDRIEKGHAVIDLVDLFKSENAVYDVEDDHDSAMQDYRVRHGLERGFSGDYEPPDVTVLAPLTHTLAGVEVPFRETDDGGEEPVVTPFTIPASELTFRQLVMLLPHTTKTQQGYIKSAHHYLTQDDSDWSLMELANTVRQKTNAGDQVADRIERSLRTAQSKSFIRDKQSPHVLEWDSLMQRDRHVGAFTVHMIAEKSDKLAVLSYLIDKLHDVRKDLLMNHKLEDTDTYPPLTVVMRELHTVAPRSKSEQDSESTIEGYMIDSLSELLALMRHANMEVIADTQKFKQQLSPDVSGLFHRVFCFSGQKPDVRTVFRTRIDDTDPAEQVAQYDTGECAVVNSDGYKLPIKMAPPRFHHLDASRDGSGLTYRAKQLDDEFLDEPSWSADIPPRLRFEGRFDPREAFWTRFVRVTNDSDDRVLKDRLASLARSWFMANDYQYPGEKQFKTWVKGSKDVDDQRPRTSSLRPEQETWCEQNDCGNRAWVFKGITVEAPPSVNAEHDPVTKRSRS from the coding sequence ATGAGCAGCCACCAGCAACAGAACTCGACGGACTACGGGACGTATCGTGCCGGGGAGGAGATCCAGTCCCTTCGGAAAAACCGGAGCGAGGGCATCCGAGGGACAGTCGACGCGCTGTTTGGCGCGCTGGCCCAAGACGATCGTGGCGAGATCCTCGAGTACTGCCAGCGACTCGAGCGATTACTTCCAATCACACAGAGCCATATCTACCACGTCGATGATGTGCTCTCGGCGTCGGAACTCCAGTGGTCCGGCGAGGCCGTCCTCTCGTTCATCACGGCCAATGACCGGGAGGAATACATTTTCGAGGCCGACAAGACCGCACTCGACCAGCTCGTCATGGACATCACGGCGATGGCGGCCGTCAATGGCGACGTCGACGTGACGATCCAACGCGAGCAACCGGCCCTCGAGTACGAAACACGCGTCGGGACACGGTTCGTGAAACCGACCTCTCCCGCAACGGGCGATCTAAAGCTGATCGAAACGGGCGAAGAGGCCGACCTCAAGGCGACGCTGTTGACGGGCTCGCAGGGGTCGGGGAAATCGTCCGCGGTTGGGACGCTCGTCGAGGACCGAATCGAGAAGGGCCACGCCGTGATTGACCTTGTCGACCTCTTCAAGTCAGAGAATGCTGTCTACGACGTCGAGGACGACCACGACAGCGCTATGCAGGACTATCGCGTTCGCCACGGCCTCGAGCGCGGCTTCTCTGGCGATTACGAGCCACCGGACGTTACTGTACTCGCGCCGCTCACGCACACGCTGGCCGGCGTTGAGGTGCCGTTCCGAGAGACCGATGACGGCGGCGAGGAACCGGTCGTAACGCCGTTCACAATCCCGGCCAGCGAACTCACGTTCCGGCAACTCGTGATGCTACTCCCCCACACGACGAAGACCCAGCAGGGATACATCAAATCCGCTCACCACTATCTCACGCAGGACGATTCCGACTGGAGTCTGATGGAACTCGCGAACACGGTTCGCCAAAAGACGAACGCGGGCGACCAAGTCGCTGACCGAATCGAGCGATCGCTTCGAACAGCACAGTCGAAATCGTTCATCCGAGACAAGCAGAGTCCGCACGTCCTCGAGTGGGACTCACTAATGCAACGAGATCGCCACGTTGGGGCGTTTACGGTGCACATGATCGCCGAGAAGTCCGACAAGCTGGCGGTCCTTTCCTATCTCATCGACAAGCTCCACGACGTCCGCAAGGATCTGTTGATGAACCACAAACTCGAGGATACAGACACCTATCCGCCGCTGACGGTGGTGATGCGGGAACTCCATACCGTCGCGCCGCGATCGAAATCCGAGCAGGATTCTGAGAGTACGATCGAGGGCTACATGATCGACTCGCTGTCGGAACTGCTGGCCCTGATGCGACACGCGAATATGGAGGTGATCGCCGACACACAGAAGTTCAAACAACAGCTTTCGCCCGACGTCTCCGGGCTCTTCCACCGCGTGTTCTGTTTCTCCGGCCAGAAGCCCGACGTGCGGACCGTCTTCCGCACGCGGATTGACGATACGGACCCCGCGGAGCAAGTCGCACAGTACGATACCGGCGAGTGTGCGGTCGTCAACTCTGATGGGTATAAACTCCCGATCAAAATGGCGCCGCCACGGTTTCATCACCTCGATGCGTCCCGTGACGGCAGCGGACTCACGTACCGAGCCAAGCAACTAGACGACGAGTTCCTCGACGAGCCGTCGTGGTCGGCAGACATCCCGCCACGACTCCGGTTTGAGGGCCGATTCGACCCTCGAGAGGCGTTCTGGACCCGATTCGTTCGGGTGACGAACGACTCCGACGACCGCGTTCTGAAGGACCGCCTCGCATCCTTGGCCCGATCGTGGTTCATGGCGAACGACTACCAGTACCCTGGAGAGAAACAGTTCAAGACGTGGGTCAAAGGATCGAAGGACGTAGACGACCAGCGCCCGCGGACAAGTTCGCTTAGACCCGAGCAAGAAACGTGGTGTGAGCAAAACGACTGTGGAAACCGAGCGTGGGTATTTAAAGGAATCACTGTAGAAGCGCCGCCGTCGGTCAACGCAGAGCACGACCCGGTCACAAAACGGTCGCGTTCGTAA
- a CDS encoding glycosyltransferase — translation MQPTPDQPQVSVVLSVAGPNDRLETAIDRLLAQTHTPEVVVTVDGAPDLAAYLADRYADTPVTIDHTPGATGLSAARNRGAATADGEIVAFTDADCEPAESWIDELVRCYEEYGAIAAGGPAVPEWPDDRPARVPPELEWLVGTTHRGFTDKLGIHEVRNTFGCNISFRAEVFEALGGFDERLGKRPGREIQGEEAELCARLHEQFDRGVTYNPDATVTHHVDDYQLERTTLLKRSYWQGRSKRVLADLLPDATDTEADYLSDLLGTWVPERLTRTVTDRSARPLVETAWLLAVTAAVATGYLTGGTGRPLETPTETTQTEASQ, via the coding sequence ATGCAACCCACACCCGACCAGCCACAGGTCTCGGTCGTCCTCTCGGTCGCCGGTCCCAACGACCGCCTCGAGACGGCGATCGACCGACTCCTCGCACAGACTCATACACCGGAGGTCGTCGTCACCGTCGACGGCGCTCCAGACCTCGCCGCGTACCTCGCAGATCGGTACGCGGACACACCAGTGACGATCGACCACACGCCCGGCGCGACTGGCCTCTCGGCGGCTCGCAACCGCGGCGCCGCGACCGCCGACGGCGAGATCGTCGCGTTCACCGATGCCGATTGCGAGCCCGCCGAGTCATGGATCGACGAACTCGTTCGCTGTTACGAGGAATACGGCGCGATCGCCGCGGGCGGCCCGGCCGTTCCCGAGTGGCCCGACGACCGACCCGCTCGCGTCCCGCCGGAACTCGAGTGGCTCGTCGGCACCACGCATCGGGGATTCACGGACAAACTCGGCATCCACGAGGTCCGCAACACGTTCGGCTGCAATATCTCGTTCCGCGCGGAGGTCTTCGAGGCGCTCGGTGGTTTCGATGAACGCCTCGGCAAGCGGCCCGGACGCGAAATTCAGGGCGAAGAGGCCGAGTTGTGCGCACGTCTGCACGAACAGTTCGACCGCGGCGTGACGTACAATCCCGACGCGACAGTCACCCACCACGTCGACGACTACCAGCTCGAGCGCACGACGTTACTCAAACGATCCTACTGGCAGGGCCGTTCGAAGCGTGTCCTCGCCGACCTCCTCCCCGACGCGACCGATACCGAGGCCGACTACCTCTCGGACCTGCTTGGAACGTGGGTTCCCGAGCGACTCACGCGAACCGTGACCGACCGCTCGGCGAGACCACTCGTCGAGACGGCGTGGCTACTGGCCGTGACGGCCGCGGTCGCGACGGGCTATCTGACCGGCGGCACTGGCCGACCGCTCGAGACACCGACGGAGACCACACAGACGGAGGCATCCCAATGA
- a CDS encoding class I SAM-dependent methyltransferase → MNEKSAYTRTVQLLRDDGISGFTDSCWQFLTNRHITRRTDYGPDERWQMDLIEARYRVGKLLPNRLEHELSTRALPTPGGQTATEAVTNAFSYAGWGEYASIRPMQSRAELIQLADYVSGLEPETVVEVGTALGGTLYVWAQLLPEDTQLVSMDLPREQSQERQTPIDFQATFRDTDIEFLRTDSQSEDTQQTVCDLVDGEIDFLFLDGDHSESGVRRDFELYEPLISTGGMIAFHDIYHADGVGAVWSEVKANDDFKTTEICAPMTRIAGDLKLGIGVAERVK, encoded by the coding sequence ATGAATGAGAAATCAGCCTACACGCGGACAGTCCAACTATTGCGCGATGATGGAATATCTGGCTTCACAGACTCTTGCTGGCAGTTCCTGACGAACCGCCACATCACGCGCCGTACCGACTACGGACCAGATGAGCGCTGGCAGATGGATCTCATCGAAGCCCGCTACCGCGTTGGGAAACTACTCCCAAATCGCCTCGAACACGAGCTCTCTACACGCGCTCTTCCCACCCCCGGGGGCCAAACAGCAACGGAAGCAGTCACAAACGCCTTTAGTTACGCGGGCTGGGGAGAATACGCGTCCATTCGACCAATGCAGAGTCGTGCGGAGCTGATACAACTCGCCGACTACGTTTCAGGCCTCGAGCCAGAAACGGTCGTCGAGGTCGGAACAGCGCTCGGTGGGACACTCTACGTCTGGGCGCAACTGCTACCGGAGGATACCCAACTTGTAAGTATGGATCTTCCACGAGAACAGTCTCAGGAACGTCAAACACCTATCGATTTCCAAGCCACGTTCCGCGATACCGATATTGAGTTCCTTCGAACAGACTCGCAGTCGGAGGACACTCAACAAACGGTCTGCGACCTTGTTGATGGCGAAATCGATTTCCTCTTTCTGGACGGCGACCATTCCGAATCAGGTGTCCGACGCGACTTCGAATTATACGAACCGCTAATTTCAACTGGCGGGATGATTGCCTTCCACGATATTTATCACGCGGACGGCGTGGGGGCGGTATGGTCGGAGGTCAAAGCCAACGACGACTTCAAAACGACCGAAATCTGTGCCCCAATGACTCGTATCGCTGGTGACCTCAAATTGGGGATTGGCGTCGCAGAGCGCGTCAAGTAA
- a CDS encoding twin-arginine translocase TatA/TatE family subunit, which yields MPGPVELTMIFAIVLLLFGASELPDLGRSLGRSTKEFELGREKSEQELEELRENN from the coding sequence ATGCCTGGGCCAGTAGAACTCACAATGATCTTCGCTATCGTCCTACTCCTGTTCGGCGCGTCAGAACTCCCCGACCTCGGCCGGTCACTGGGCCGGTCGACTAAGGAGTTCGAACTCGGCCGCGAGAAATCCGAACAGGAACTCGAGGAACTGCGCGAGAACAACTAA
- a CDS encoding winged helix-turn-helix domain-containing protein, with translation MEHAPTIDTEQIGIDLRDVDVEILELLAEGRCTPRYLSKQIGVVQQYISQRLTRLIDHELVERVDRGLYELDCEVTHDE, from the coding sequence ATGGAACACGCACCCACGATCGATACCGAGCAGATAGGAATCGACCTCCGCGACGTCGACGTCGAAATACTCGAGTTGTTAGCCGAAGGCCGCTGCACGCCGCGGTACCTCTCGAAGCAGATCGGCGTCGTCCAACAGTACATCTCCCAACGGCTGACGCGACTCATCGATCACGAGCTGGTCGAACGCGTCGATCGCGGCCTGTACGAACTCGACTGCGAGGTAACGCACGATGAGTAA
- a CDS encoding helix-hairpin-helix domain-containing protein, producing MLETLETLVYILVLTVVCASAVRDRLESDPDPIEAAKQAHVNGEIDLAEYERRLEFHIDDRNEQIRTVVEDVNRVGPDTSKAIAREYDSLDELRASDQERLEGVPGIGEELAAAVLERVRE from the coding sequence ATGCTCGAGACCCTCGAGACGCTGGTCTACATCCTCGTTCTCACTGTCGTCTGTGCCAGCGCCGTCCGCGACCGCCTCGAAAGCGACCCCGACCCGATCGAAGCGGCCAAACAGGCCCACGTAAACGGCGAGATCGATCTGGCGGAGTACGAACGCCGCCTCGAGTTCCACATAGACGACCGCAACGAACAGATTCGGACCGTCGTCGAGGACGTCAACCGTGTCGGGCCGGACACATCGAAGGCGATCGCCCGCGAGTACGACTCACTGGACGAGCTGCGAGCGTCCGACCAGGAGCGACTCGAGGGCGTGCCGGGGATCGGCGAAGAGTTGGCCGCGGCCGTCCTCGAGCGAGTGCGAGAATAG
- a CDS encoding glycosyltransferase, which yields MTDTVIAHKDYDVRGGGERLAEELSRTFEAPLVVGRRDAANEPDDLESKLEEIDYGPIPDRLAKRMIDRGGAARSIAYQLSWQQQDRLTEYETVITSGNEPMWYVPEDDQTVVAYTHSTPRWQYDLFHDVDSSGLLGPLSVGYNYVSRVLYQHNVTRPDLFVANSDLVARRIRQYWNIPEDQIKVVYPPVRTHEYAPDDAHTEGFYFHLGRLAEHKRVDDLIRTFNQLDSSHQLKIAGKGPDRKRLEKLAGDNIEFLGYVSESEKQRLMAAAKAHVYPALNEDFGMVPVESMAAGTPVIGVNEGFTQYQIMGGANGYTFEREGNDLWMTIRRFEREGVSWSEDRIAEFAERFSVEQFRTGMREAVAEAEERSRVTTPWERETEPTTPESTPEPLRADGGASE from the coding sequence ATGACTGACACTGTAATCGCACACAAAGACTACGACGTCCGCGGCGGCGGCGAGCGACTCGCCGAAGAACTGTCTCGGACCTTCGAGGCACCGTTAGTCGTCGGCCGACGCGACGCCGCAAACGAACCCGACGACCTCGAGTCGAAACTCGAAGAAATCGACTACGGACCGATTCCAGACCGACTCGCCAAACGCATGATCGACCGCGGCGGGGCGGCCCGGTCAATCGCCTATCAACTCTCGTGGCAACAACAGGACCGACTCACCGAGTACGAGACCGTCATCACGTCGGGCAATGAACCGATGTGGTACGTTCCCGAGGACGACCAGACGGTCGTTGCGTACACGCACTCGACGCCGCGCTGGCAGTACGACCTCTTTCACGATGTGGATTCGTCGGGCCTCCTCGGCCCGCTGTCGGTCGGCTACAACTACGTCTCGCGTGTGCTCTACCAGCACAACGTCACGCGCCCGGATCTATTCGTGGCGAACTCCGACCTCGTCGCCCGGCGAATCCGACAGTACTGGAACATCCCAGAGGACCAGATCAAAGTCGTCTACCCACCGGTTCGAACCCACGAGTACGCTCCCGACGACGCCCACACGGAAGGCTTCTATTTCCATCTTGGCCGACTCGCCGAGCACAAGCGCGTTGATGACCTGATTCGGACGTTCAACCAACTCGATTCCTCCCACCAACTCAAGATCGCCGGCAAAGGTCCCGACCGCAAGCGCCTCGAGAAGCTGGCCGGCGACAACATCGAGTTCCTCGGCTACGTGAGTGAATCTGAGAAACAGCGGCTCATGGCCGCGGCGAAAGCCCACGTCTACCCGGCGCTCAACGAGGACTTCGGCATGGTGCCCGTCGAGAGCATGGCCGCCGGCACGCCGGTCATCGGCGTCAACGAAGGCTTCACGCAGTACCAGATCATGGGCGGGGCGAACGGCTACACCTTCGAGCGCGAGGGCAACGACCTCTGGATGACGATTCGGCGTTTCGAACGCGAGGGCGTCTCGTGGTCCGAGGATCGCATCGCCGAGTTCGCCGAACGGTTCTCGGTCGAGCAGTTCCGCACGGGGATGCGCGAAGCCGTCGCCGAGGCCGAGGAACGCAGCCGCGTGACGACGCCGTGGGAACGAGAGACCGAGCCCACGACGCCGGAATCGACGCCCGAACCGCTACGGGCTGACGGAGGTGCATCGGAGTGA